The genomic window TAAACGAAATTAATGAAAGATGGAGAAAACAAATTAAGTTATCTACACTTTCTTCTCTTGTAACAAAGCAAAAAATTGAGGAAGAAAAAAAGAAAAAAGATGCTTCTTACAAAGAAAAATCTTTTGATGCTTTAGAAAAAGAAACACGCGAAAGTTCTTTAAAATCGCTTGACGATAATTTTAGTGTAATTAAAGATTTGAACAGAGAATATTGGTTTTCAGTGTATTTGAATTCTATAATGACTCGTTTTGATCCGCATACAAGTTATTTTGCACCTGAAGAAAAAGACCGTTTTGATGTAAACATCAGTGGTAAATTGGAAGGTATTGGAGCTCGTTTGACTAAGAAAAATGATTTCACTCAAATTGATGAATTAATTTCTGGCGGACCTGCATGGAAAGGAAAACAACTTGAAGCTGGTGATTTAATCTTGAAAGTTGCTCAAGGTAATGAGGAGCCGGTAGATGTTGTTGGAATGCGTTTGGATGATGTTGTGAAGAAAATTAAAGGTCACAAAGGAACTGAAGTTAAACTTACAGTTAAAAAGGTTGACGGAAGTATCAAAGTAATATCAATTATCAGAGATGTGGTTGAAATTGAAGAAACGTATGCTAAGTCTAGTATTGTGGAGAAAAATGGTTTAAAATATGGTGTGATTTATCTTCCTAAGTTTTATATCGATTTTGAAAACAAAGACGGACGTGATGCTGGAAAAGATATCGCTCTTGAAGTAGAGAGATTGAAAAAAGAAAACATCAACGGAATTGTTTTAGATGTGCGTGATGACGGTGGTGGATCTCTTTCTACAGTAGTTGATATTGCTGGATTATTTATCGAAGAAGGGCCAATTGTTCAGGTTAAATCTGCTGGTAAAAAGAAAGAAGTTTTATACGATAAGGATAAAAAGATCGAATGGGATGGTCCATTAGTGATCATGGTAAATAGTTTTTCTGCTTCTGCCTCTGAAATTTTAGCAGCTGCAATTCAGGATTATAAACGTGGTGTAATTATCGGAAGTAAACAAACTTACGGTAAGGGAACTGTACAAAACGTATTAGATTTGAACCAGTTTGTTCGTAATGCAAACTACGGCGATCTTGGAGCTTTAAAAATTACTGGTCAAAAATTCTACAGAATCAATGGTGGATCTACGCAATTGGAAGGCGTTCATAGTGATGTTGTTATGCCAGATCGTTACGCTTACCTAAAAATGGGAGAAAGAGATATTGACAATGCAATGCCATGGGATAAAATTGATCCAGCAGATTACAGCACTTGGACTTCTAGCGAGAATTTCAATAAAGCTATTAATAATAGTAAAAATAGAATCGCTCAAAATGCTCAGTTCAAATTAATTGATGATAATGCAAAATGGATTGATGTTAAGAATAAAGAGAATACTTATAGCTTAAACATCAATAGTTTCAAAGCTACTCAAGAACAAGTTGAAAATGAGGGTAAAAAATACAAGCCAATTTCAGATTATAAAAATAATTTGATTTTTAAATCTCTGCCTTACGAAGAAGCTGAAATGAATTCTGATGCAACTTTAAAAGAAAAACGAGATGCATGGCACCAGGCATTATCAAAAGATGTTTATGTGGAAGAAGCACTAAATGTTTTAGATGATTTACAAACTAAAGGTTTGGTAAAAAGTAATAACGTTTCTCCTAAAATGAAAAAGGATAAACTTGTAAAGTCTTAAGTTCTAGCAGAATTTAATTTGTTAAAAAAACGCTCTGTAAATTTTTGAATTTATGGAGCGTTTTTTTGTAAGTTTAGCCTTTAATTAAAAAGGTTTATGAAAAGTTGTCTAGCTTTATTTTTGATGAGTTTTGCGTTACTTTCTTGTAAAAAAGAAAATGTGGAAATCAAAGAAGGTGTAATCGAAAATGCAGTTGTCCCTTTTGTGGAAAATTCCACTGTTACAGATTCTTTGTATACTGCAGCTTATCTTCCAACCTCGACAACAAAGCAAATTATAAAGCATCAATATTATACACTTTCGTATAATGAAAAGTTCGAGCAGGCCGAATGGGTTGCTTATGAATTGAAGAAAGAATATTTGAAAAACCACGATTATAAAAGACCTTACTTTATTGAAGATCCAAAAGTAACCACAGGTTCTGCAGACTGGAGGAATTATAAAAAATCTGGTTATGACAAGGGGCATCTTTGCCCGGCAGGAGATATGGAATTTAGTAAAGACGCGTATAACGACACTTTTTATACTTCGAATATTTCTCCTCAAAAAAAAGAATTTAATGCTGGGATTTGGAATAGGCTAGAGCAAAAAACACGTTATTGGGCAGGAAAATACAATGATATTTATGTAGTAACGGGAGGTATTCTAAAAGATTCGGACAAAAAAATAGGAACAGAAAAAGTTTCTGTTCCTAAATATTTTTATAAAATTGTTTTAGCCAAATCAGGAAAAGAGCATAAAGTGATTGCTTTTCTAGTTCCCAATGAAGAAAGTGATAAATCTATTTATGATTTTGTTGTGCCAATTGAGACATTAGAAAAAATGACAGGAATTGATTTCTTTCCGAATTTGAGAAACTTAAAAAGCAGTAAGAGCTTTTAAATCTGCGATAGTCTCAATTTGATTTTCGGCTTTAAAAACAAAACTTCCAGCAACCAATACATCTGCACCAGCTTCTACTAATTGTTTTGCATTTTTGTTCGTAACACCGCCGTCAATCTCAATAAGAGTTGAAGCGTTTTTACGTGTAATTAATGCTTTTAGCTTTTTTACTTTATCGTAAGTGTTTTCAATAAATGATTGTCCTCCAAAACCAGGATTCACACTCATAATACAAACTACGTCAATATCGTTAATAACGTCTTCTAAGAGATCAATGTTAGTGTGAGGGTTCATGGCCACTCCTGCTTTCATTCCTTCTGCTTTAATAGCTTGAAGCGTTCTGTGCAAGTGTGTGCATGCTTCGTAATGTACAGTTAATCCATTTGCACCTAAATCTGCAAAAGTTTTGATATAACGATCGGGATCGATAATCATTAAATGAACATCAATATATTTTTTTGCATGTTTTGAAATAGCTTCTAAAACCGGCATTCCGAAAGAAATATTTGGAACAAAAACTCCATCCATAATATCAATATGAAACCAATCAGCCTGACTGTTGTTTATCATTTCAATATCGCGCTGTAAATTAGCAAAATCTGCTGCAAGAACCGAAGGAGCAATAAATGTATTTTTCATTGTGTGTTGTTTTATAGCAAAGATAATTTTTTTATGCTGAACGGGATAATTTAACCGCAAAGTGCACAAAGGTTTTTCGCAAAGTTCGCAAAGTTTTAATTAAAATTATTTGGAGAATACAAAGTTCACAAAGCTTTGTATTCTTTGAAAGCTTTTGGATTAACAGTTAAAATATCTTTGTACACTTTGCGTAAATTCTTTGCGCACTTTGCGTTAAAAAAAAGAAATAAAAAACTCCGGTAATCAGCCGGAGTTTCAATCATCAATCAAAAAACGAACAGTCAATCAAACTGTTGTTTGCGGTAAAATTCCAAATTATAAATTCAAAATCCCAATTAGATTGGAATTTGGGATTTTAAATATTGAAATTTAATATTGTTTATCCTAAATAAGTTTTAAGGATTTTACTTCTTGAAGTATGTTTCAATCTGCGGATTGCTTTTTCTTTAATTTGACGAACACGCTCACGAGTTAAGTCGAAAGTTTCTCCAATTTCTTCTAAAGTCATTGGGTGCTGGTCACCAAGTCCAAAATACAAACGAACAACGTCAGCTTCTCTTGGAGTTAATGTTTCTAAAGAACGCTCAATTTCAGTACGAAGAGATTCGTGAATTAATTCTCTGTCTGGGTTTGGAGATTCACCAGAACGTAATACGTCATAAAGGTTAGAATCTTCTCCTTCAACAAGAGGTGCATCCATTGATAAGTGACGGCCAGAGTTTTTCATTGACTCTTTTACGTCGTTTACTGTCATATCTAGTTCTTTTGCAATTTCTTCAGCAGAAGGCGGGCGCTCGTTAGATTGTTCTAATAACGCATACATTTTGTTGATTTTATTGATAGAACCGATTTTGTTTAATGGTAAACGTACGATACGAGACTGTTCAGCCAAAGCTTGAAGAATCGATTGACGAATCCACCATACAGCATAAGAAATGAATTTAAAACCACGAGTTTCATCAAA from Flavobacterium fluviale includes these protein-coding regions:
- a CDS encoding carboxy terminal-processing peptidase, which gives rise to MNAIIKFMKRNYKILIAVLCLSLTLFAFKMNADRTIDPDPNRDKTLLELLAFVIEKGHYSPAEINDEFSKGIFKDYIEALDPSKRFFLQSDIDEFKQYELMLDDQFLNKDITFFNLTYTRLMKRMEESKKRYKSILAQPFNYNVDETFDADYEKIPYAKNLNEINERWRKQIKLSTLSSLVTKQKIEEEKKKKDASYKEKSFDALEKETRESSLKSLDDNFSVIKDLNREYWFSVYLNSIMTRFDPHTSYFAPEEKDRFDVNISGKLEGIGARLTKKNDFTQIDELISGGPAWKGKQLEAGDLILKVAQGNEEPVDVVGMRLDDVVKKIKGHKGTEVKLTVKKVDGSIKVISIIRDVVEIEETYAKSSIVEKNGLKYGVIYLPKFYIDFENKDGRDAGKDIALEVERLKKENINGIVLDVRDDGGGSLSTVVDIAGLFIEEGPIVQVKSAGKKKEVLYDKDKKIEWDGPLVIMVNSFSASASEILAAAIQDYKRGVIIGSKQTYGKGTVQNVLDLNQFVRNANYGDLGALKITGQKFYRINGGSTQLEGVHSDVVMPDRYAYLKMGERDIDNAMPWDKIDPADYSTWTSSENFNKAINNSKNRIAQNAQFKLIDDNAKWIDVKNKENTYSLNINSFKATQEQVENEGKKYKPISDYKNNLIFKSLPYEEAEMNSDATLKEKRDAWHQALSKDVYVEEALNVLDDLQTKGLVKSNNVSPKMKKDKLVKS
- a CDS encoding DNA/RNA non-specific endonuclease, which produces MKSCLALFLMSFALLSCKKENVEIKEGVIENAVVPFVENSTVTDSLYTAAYLPTSTTKQIIKHQYYTLSYNEKFEQAEWVAYELKKEYLKNHDYKRPYFIEDPKVTTGSADWRNYKKSGYDKGHLCPAGDMEFSKDAYNDTFYTSNISPQKKEFNAGIWNRLEQKTRYWAGKYNDIYVVTGGILKDSDKKIGTEKVSVPKYFYKIVLAKSGKEHKVIAFLVPNEESDKSIYDFVVPIETLEKMTGIDFFPNLRNLKSSKSF
- a CDS encoding sigma-70 family RNA polymerase sigma factor, whose amino-acid sequence is MRQLKITKQVTNRETASLDKYLQEIGKVDLITADEEVELAQRIKAGDQRALEKLTKANLRFVVSVAKQYQNQGLTLPDLINEGNLGLIKAAQRFDETRGFKFISYAVWWIRQSILQALAEQSRIVRLPLNKIGSINKINKMYALLEQSNERPPSAEEIAKELDMTVNDVKESMKNSGRHLSMDAPLVEGEDSNLYDVLRSGESPNPDRELIHESLRTEIERSLETLTPREADVVRLYFGLGDQHPMTLEEIGETFDLTRERVRQIKEKAIRRLKHTSRSKILKTYLG
- the rpe gene encoding ribulose-phosphate 3-epimerase; amino-acid sequence: MKNTFIAPSVLAADFANLQRDIEMINNSQADWFHIDIMDGVFVPNISFGMPVLEAISKHAKKYIDVHLMIIDPDRYIKTFADLGANGLTVHYEACTHLHRTLQAIKAEGMKAGVAMNPHTNIDLLEDVINDIDVVCIMSVNPGFGGQSFIENTYDKVKKLKALITRKNASTLIEIDGGVTNKNAKQLVEAGADVLVAGSFVFKAENQIETIADLKALTAF